In the genome of Telluria beijingensis, one region contains:
- a CDS encoding tetratricopeptide repeat protein: MANREELAIIRNARAGQVAAQLELGKLYLFGSAGLPQSLPTALHWLDRAARQDCPPAWQLIGNHIPLELAQRNAATVAQWYERAYDDGSLHAGLVYAQLMFDASAAVQPHPKAVQALEDAARAGFPHAQWMLSQRQGKPAQPPARTAAPGTAAPAPGTAGRMAARPSGLDGQRRPPAGAGAAQYAALDEAWMARRWNDYLERALPQARALVNERGEQGEMRRFAPDEIALLSRCARLLEPALDGVSGLPALDAGAVAAACGPGEPVVFWELAAAEHDGHAQLALGLRCARMRVDGRRCTGAAGPTHVANFKKAIRWLTLAGEQGLAEAWYALSRIYIKPEFSQRNVADAQRYLERAAEMGYRDAQLECGHNAWRARRENENNDVRAVYWLQKAAAQDSPDAVALLRKIAPRAAAAPYTETGRLLASHADALAGHPLLAARIELAALFGLSRAEALLLDVGAADQGHCLVIDIRASYGRSKRRLVLVESAHERQALDRIVRLFEQVDCGPTGPEGNYRQRLYRLRTVVNVALPGNDDDGGADIELAA, encoded by the coding sequence ATGGCTAACCGCGAAGAATTGGCGATCATTCGCAATGCCCGCGCCGGGCAGGTGGCGGCCCAGCTCGAGCTGGGCAAGCTGTATTTGTTCGGCAGTGCCGGACTCCCGCAAAGCCTGCCGACGGCGCTGCACTGGCTCGACCGCGCGGCCCGGCAAGACTGTCCGCCGGCCTGGCAGCTGATCGGCAACCATATCCCTCTAGAGCTGGCTCAGCGTAACGCGGCGACCGTCGCCCAGTGGTACGAGCGCGCCTATGACGATGGCAGCCTGCATGCGGGCCTGGTCTATGCCCAGCTGATGTTCGATGCATCGGCGGCGGTCCAGCCGCACCCGAAGGCGGTGCAGGCGCTCGAGGACGCGGCGCGCGCCGGCTTCCCGCACGCCCAATGGATGTTGTCGCAGCGCCAGGGCAAGCCAGCCCAGCCGCCTGCGCGGACGGCGGCGCCAGGCACGGCGGCGCCGGCGCCCGGGACTGCCGGGCGCATGGCCGCGCGCCCGTCCGGTCTTGACGGCCAGCGGCGCCCGCCCGCTGGCGCCGGCGCGGCGCAGTACGCCGCCCTCGACGAGGCCTGGATGGCGCGCCGCTGGAACGATTACCTCGAGCGCGCATTGCCGCAGGCGCGCGCGCTGGTGAACGAGCGCGGCGAACAGGGCGAGATGCGCCGTTTCGCGCCGGACGAAATCGCGCTGCTGTCGCGCTGCGCGCGCCTGCTCGAGCCGGCGCTCGATGGCGTGAGCGGGCTGCCGGCACTGGACGCCGGCGCCGTGGCCGCGGCCTGCGGGCCGGGCGAACCGGTCGTGTTCTGGGAACTCGCCGCGGCCGAACACGATGGCCATGCCCAGCTGGCGCTGGGCCTGCGCTGCGCCCGCATGCGGGTCGATGGCCGGCGCTGCACGGGCGCTGCGGGCCCGACGCACGTGGCCAATTTCAAGAAGGCGATCCGCTGGCTGACGCTGGCCGGCGAACAAGGCCTGGCCGAGGCCTGGTATGCGCTGTCGCGCATCTATATCAAGCCCGAATTTTCGCAACGTAACGTGGCCGATGCCCAGCGCTACCTGGAACGGGCGGCCGAGATGGGTTACCGCGACGCCCAGCTCGAGTGCGGGCACAATGCCTGGCGCGCGCGCCGCGAGAACGAGAACAACGACGTGCGCGCCGTGTACTGGCTGCAGAAAGCGGCGGCCCAGGACTCGCCCGACGCGGTGGCGCTGCTGCGCAAGATCGCGCCGCGCGCCGCGGCCGCGCCATATACCGAAACCGGCCGCCTGCTGGCCAGCCATGCCGATGCGCTGGCGGGACATCCGCTGCTGGCCGCGCGCATCGAACTGGCGGCGCTGTTCGGCCTCTCGCGCGCCGAGGCGCTGCTGCTCGACGTCGGGGCCGCCGACCAGGGCCATTGCCTCGTCATCGACATCCGCGCCAGCTATGGGCGCAGCAAGCGGCGGCTGGTGCTGGTGGAATCGGCGCACGAGCGCCAGGCGCTGGACCGCATCGTGCGCCTGTTCGAGCAAGTCGAT
- a CDS encoding porin: MKNSFLAVALLGACAGAAHAQSSVQVYDTLDAGIVKRSGQDVSIGKRAANTLGFKGTEDLGNGFTALFHLEMRYEPDTGSSEIGPDGNGRQLFQGQSRVGLQGGFGMLRIGRGLTPFHETIGNFEPFHAIPTAGGFYTDLSVAGYSSQPLDPVGASGNRWSNAVWYNTPVMGGFQLNTALATKENNGGVAIIGRGSAGAPQYPAGAEASANPFSVSATYHNGPAALMAAYERNAIESKVWSVGASVYATPELKLMGTFTRLDEDHTRLFNTDTTSWVLGANYTLGPGKLLAGYGQKDNDGAEKVRQLSLGYEYSLSKRTYLYIDASRKKGLLTNPATINQYDIGIHHSF, from the coding sequence ATGAAGAATTCCTTCCTGGCCGTCGCACTGCTGGGCGCTTGCGCCGGTGCGGCCCATGCGCAGTCGTCGGTACAGGTCTACGACACCCTCGATGCCGGCATCGTCAAGCGCAGCGGCCAGGACGTGAGCATCGGCAAGCGGGCCGCCAACACCCTCGGATTCAAGGGCACCGAAGACCTGGGCAATGGCTTTACCGCTCTGTTCCACCTCGAAATGCGCTACGAACCGGACACCGGCAGCAGCGAGATCGGTCCTGACGGCAATGGGCGCCAACTGTTCCAGGGCCAGAGCCGGGTCGGCCTGCAAGGCGGCTTCGGCATGCTGCGCATCGGCCGCGGCCTGACGCCGTTTCACGAGACCATCGGCAACTTCGAACCCTTCCATGCAATCCCGACCGCGGGCGGCTTCTATACCGACCTGAGCGTCGCCGGCTACAGCTCGCAGCCGCTCGATCCGGTCGGCGCATCCGGCAACCGCTGGTCGAACGCCGTCTGGTACAACACGCCGGTCATGGGCGGCTTCCAGCTCAATACCGCGCTGGCCACCAAGGAAAACAATGGCGGCGTCGCCATCATCGGCCGCGGCAGCGCCGGCGCGCCGCAATACCCGGCCGGCGCCGAAGCCTCGGCCAATCCCTTCTCGGTCTCCGCCACCTACCACAACGGCCCGGCGGCCCTGATGGCCGCCTATGAGCGCAACGCGATCGAATCGAAGGTCTGGTCGGTTGGCGCTTCGGTGTACGCGACCCCTGAACTCAAGCTGATGGGCACGTTCACCAGGCTGGACGAAGACCACACCCGCCTGTTCAATACCGACACCACTTCGTGGGTGCTGGGTGCGAACTACACCCTGGGCCCTGGCAAATTGCTTGCGGGTTATGGCCAGAAGGATAACGATGGCGCGGAAAAGGTCAGGCAGCTGTCGCTGGGGTATGAATACAGCCTGTCGAAGCGCACCTATCTGTACATCGACGCCTCGCGCAAGAAGGGGCTGTTGACCAATCCGGCCACGATCAACCAGTACGACATCGGCATCCACCATTCGTTCTAA
- a CDS encoding porin, which produces MKKSLIAALLGATFACSALAQTSVQIYGIADAGVMWQKGGPTKIYSGGADGSRLGIRGSEDLGNGYKAIFNLEARVELDNGSQQPALMNDNPGVYLLRGMNQIPQAIRDRLQAAIQPPGAPAVNQEKALFDRTAMVGLITPIGAVMLGRMYTPGYEVFNMADAFESGTAGTWGHITGGTAGFTALGADIRSQESIQYRIALPNGLGGSIMYGARNSGYLGRYKKFRAGAITYKANGFDVGIGYNHGYDMQNRPSLRTTTVGGSYTMGERWKFFAGFHSQRNQNSALIPDYLTGWNQAVVPALVAQGVPQATQNFLLSVFDTNIKANTQQDANSYQVGAHYRVGNGRIVASYAHQNDRTASNSDANLYAVGYNYYLSKRTDLYTALAFIKNDNEAQYSPGTSGNPGGFTEAPGADGRALQLGIRHRF; this is translated from the coding sequence ATGAAGAAAAGCCTGATCGCCGCCCTGCTCGGCGCTACGTTTGCCTGCTCCGCCCTGGCCCAGACCAGTGTCCAGATCTACGGCATCGCCGATGCCGGCGTGATGTGGCAAAAAGGTGGACCGACCAAGATCTATAGTGGCGGCGCCGACGGCTCCCGTCTCGGCATCCGGGGCAGCGAAGACCTGGGCAATGGCTACAAGGCCATCTTCAATCTCGAAGCCCGCGTCGAACTCGACAACGGCTCGCAGCAGCCGGCGCTGATGAACGACAATCCCGGCGTCTACCTGCTGCGCGGCATGAACCAGATTCCGCAAGCCATCCGCGACCGCCTGCAGGCGGCGATCCAGCCGCCGGGCGCGCCGGCCGTCAACCAGGAAAAAGCCCTGTTCGACCGCACCGCGATGGTCGGCCTGATCACCCCGATCGGCGCCGTGATGCTGGGTCGCATGTACACCCCGGGCTACGAGGTGTTCAACATGGCTGACGCCTTCGAATCGGGCACCGCCGGCACCTGGGGCCACATCACCGGCGGCACCGCCGGCTTCACCGCGCTGGGCGCCGACATCCGCTCGCAGGAATCGATCCAGTACCGGATCGCCCTGCCGAACGGCCTGGGCGGCTCGATCATGTATGGCGCGCGCAATTCGGGCTATCTCGGCCGCTACAAGAAATTCCGCGCCGGCGCCATCACCTACAAGGCCAATGGCTTCGACGTCGGCATCGGCTACAACCATGGCTACGACATGCAGAACCGTCCGAGCCTGCGCACCACGACGGTGGGCGGCTCCTACACCATGGGCGAGCGCTGGAAATTCTTCGCCGGCTTCCACAGCCAGCGCAACCAGAATTCGGCCCTGATCCCCGACTACCTGACCGGCTGGAACCAGGCAGTGGTGCCGGCGCTGGTGGCGCAGGGCGTGCCGCAGGCGACCCAGAATTTCCTGCTGAGCGTGTTCGACACGAATATCAAGGCCAATACCCAGCAGGACGCCAACAGCTACCAGGTCGGCGCCCACTATCGTGTCGGCAACGGCCGCATCGTGGCCTCGTACGCGCACCAGAACGACCGCACCGCATCGAACAGCGACGCCAACCTGTATGCGGTCGGCTACAACTACTACCTGTCCAAGCGTACCGACCTGTACACCGCGCTGGCCTTCATCAAGAACGACAACGAGGCCCAGTATTCTCCGGGCACCTCGGGCAATCCGGGCGGCTTCACCGAAGCCCCGGGCGCCGACGGCCGCGCCCTGCAGCTGGGCATCCGTCACCGTTTCTGA